The following is a genomic window from Thunnus maccoyii chromosome 13, fThuMac1.1, whole genome shotgun sequence.
ACAGTTTCTTGCTCTAATTTTGGATCAAGACCAGCAGATCTGCTGACGAAAGAGCTGCTGTCACTGAAGTTGTACTTTAGAGGACCAGAGCTTGTTTTATTCTAGCTTGCCGTCCAGTGATGCAGAGTGAATTGCAAGTGGCAGGCCTACTGGTCCAAAAGATAAAATCCTTCTCTCTCTTAAATACTTTTCCTGGACAAAGGGAGTGTCTGGCACATCTATCAGTTTCTTAACTCCATTGCTTTAACAAGGTAAATATGCATCAGAGTGCAAAGCCTTGGCTCCCGTTTCAGTTTTGAATGAAAATGCCTTCTTGGTTTGAGCcaacaatgacaaacataaTCACAACAAATGCTTCCACAGCTAGACACTGCACCTCTAAGGCTTCTGCTTCTCCAACCTTTACAACATATATGCATATGTCTCTGAAGATGATATCTGCTATATTTGAAGGCACATGAGCTTTACCATATTTCTTCTTTAACAACTGAAAGGAGATCTACAATGAGGCATCGTTTTTATCTGGAGCTGGAAATTTCCCTTTATTTCATCCAAAGTTTACATAGGTGTGGGTGGAATAACAAAGCTGAGCTGTCTCTCATCAGAAACTAAAGGCTTACATGGTGCATGTCATTAGAAGATGGGTACAGAcaatgataatgaaaacacaacagcatatGGCTGAGGATCtacaacagctgtttgtgtgacATTGCCACGCCTGAGAGCTTCAACTTGTTGTTGATTGTTGTCCGTCATCAGGGACTATCCTCACTGCTGACAGCTTTCGTGTTTTTGAGAAAGTGAACATGTTCTTTACTCATTTAAAATCTTTGACATAAATGCTGCTTAGGTGCATATGCAGACATGTTTCTTTGGTTCTGTCTAGTGTCCCCTCCTTCAGAGTGCGAGGTGGACGGAGTCCCCAGTGGTTACGGATCCAGGGACTCTATCCTCAGGCCTGGAGCAAAGAGGGACTGGAAAAGACGAAGGCGTGGGCAACTAAGGCACGAAAGGTTAGCTCAACTATTATGAGTGCACCTGTCTGTGTATTCATGACACagatcatttatattttataggcAATCACATCTGTCAGAAGTGTCAGGCAGATCGGATGGCTTTTTATCGAGGATGTTGCATTTACTGTGTGTCAGCAGTGTGGTGAGGCCCGAGTCCATTTAATGCCTGGTGTGCAGCTAATAGGCTGGCTGCTGCAGACGTATATACAGCTGTGGTTGCTGTCAGGCACTGTGGTCAGTGTGAAACCCTTGTGTTCCTGTGGTTGCTGatgtttcagctgcagcagcttggATCTGGGCCACACCAGCACTGACGCTGGCAGAGGGAAACAGCAGCCTGCGTTTGAACTGAGTGGAGGTGCAGCCATGCGCTGCTCCACCCTGCTCGGCATCTTCACAGGGGTGCTTCTCTACTTGGTGCTGGGCGCCGTGGTGTTCAACGCCTTGGAGACTCCACGAGGGGAGAAGAAGCACATCGAGCTGCAGTACAAACGCCGGGATTTCCTGCTGAACTTCAGCTGCATTGACCCAGACAATCTACATGCCTTTATAGAGGTAGGGCACATCTTCTCATGACAAGAGCCACACTGGCTCTGGCTTTCATTTTGGGATGTGTAATCTCTCTAGGACAGCTAAGGTActcttctctgttctctcaaTTTCTAGGGGGCAGGGCATCATGGTGGGTAGGTATGCTCAAGTGTCTCTTGTTTTAGTCTTTAAATGGGTTTGAACATATCTGTGACATACCACGACCACTTTTGTGTCAATTTTGTGTTTCTCAAACGTTTTGGCTTGTGATCTCGTAAAATGCAGCATCTATTTGTTATGCCTCATCACAGGTTAAAggatacatttaataatttttaaatctttcttaaaataacagtcaggtgtccatataaacaTTGGGAGAGTTTTTGCTtgcagtaatcattcctcctattcatactggctattaaaagatccccttcatatacttacaatgtaagtgatggggaacaaattctacagtgttgttttgtacaaaaatatatttaaaagtttatctgacgcTAATATgagcagcagtctgagttagtcaaataaatatcttccaaagttagtctttttagtttGAGGAAATTTAAATTCCCCCTTTGTGTTTCCTTAGAATTTGGTACTAAAATGACTTTGACTGCATTTGAAAGATGCGAATACACTTGATTTGAAAAATTTGGAAAAAGCTCAAGCcttatattagcttcagataaacaattaaatacgtttttgcacaaaacgagGACAGGTGATTAGGTCCTACATCACTTACATCGTAGGCGATATGCAGGGGATCTTTtaacggtcagtatgaacaatGTGCAAAACCTCTTTTGATGTTCATTTGGTCACCTCACTATTGTTTAAAGAAAGACTTGAAAGACGGAGGGATTTTACAGGCTTGAAAAGGTAAACATATTCAGCATTCcacaaaaaaagctaaaatttcTCGTCCTGACCCTGATGAACCACTGAAAAGTAATCTAAACACAACTTGTGACCAACCATAATGTTGTATTTCCTTCTTTAAGTGTCATGCAAAATTCAGCTATTGGGTTTGTAAATGACTTTGAAGGCTAAAAAATATACGAGTGTATGCTCAATAAAGCTGAAAAGCTATAAAATTAATCTATAAAAATTAAATTGGTACAGATAATTTTacacaacattttttattatagtAAGGTGAAATTTTGtgttctttctctgtgtcagtTATTGAACCTGCAAACTGTACATGTAAAAGTGATTCTGCCACTGTACAAAGTCACAGATTGTGGCTATTTTCCCCTCTCCTACCTTCCCCATCCAACAAACACCACAGAGGATCTGAAGCATAGAAGCTTGACCACCTCTCagctaaaaatacattttggctTGGCGTCTGACAGATAAATGGCTCAGCTTGTTTGACTCTgacaatacaatttaaaatattctgtatctGTTTTGTGGGTCCTCAGGGTGACCCATTAGACTTGTGTTGAGTATTGAGCAGATAACATGTGTGGTCAGTGCGGCTATGTGAGGATGGGTCAACTCCctagtgtgcatgtgtgtgagtgcatgaaAGCTGATCCATGCACAGGTTGAGTGTTACAAGCTGGCTCGACAACCGTTTCTGTGATCCAGAGATGTTTGTCCCCACTCCAGAATGAAAGTTGTACATCACCATTTTAGCCTGTAAAGTGATCTATAGATGCAGCAGCTGACATTTACAAAGGTTAAAGGTCACTACAGAAGAAAAGAGTGCAGTCCTCAAGTCAACAAGGCCgcattttgtttttgatcatttaaaagaaGATGATAAGTACATTCCTTCAGCTACACACTCATTcatctttaattaaaaaaagcttCCAGTATAATATTTCACTCCTTTATAATAATATACTCACAGAATGAGCACCCAATGATTTGATGGTTTCTATTGTTAGGtgctgtcagaaaaaaattcaaactgGAGAATCGTTAAGATAGTTTGGGTGAGTTTGCACAATAGCACACctataaaaacatgaacacgTGTGCTTAATGACAGATTACATAAAAACTAAAGTCCTCTTATTCATGAGTGAGCCAGGCAGCTGTTACAAAGTAATTCCTCTCACGTTGTTCTGCATGACAAGCCGGCATTGTGGGTCAGGTTTCAAACAAACCAGTGTCAGCTGATGTTTCAACAGGTCTTCAATAAATTCAAAGTGATCCAACTACAGTCTGTTGCCCACGTGAGTGATGCAAGATGTGGCAATGCGTTTTGCAGTTGTTCATTTTCCACCGCTGGCTTTTAACGTGGAGGATCATGTGTGTGCTGATGGTGCGTGATGTCAGCTGGCACACGGGTGTGACTATGAGGTCTAGATATCAATGCTGTCCTAACTCAAACCCAACTTAGAAAACTGATCAACTTAGAAAACTGTATTTGAAtcagatgaaaatgaagaatttattagagctgaaatgattagttaattaaGCATCAACAATTTCGTTTAACATTTCCTTgtttaagacatttattaagCAAGAAGTCAAACATagctggttccagtttctccagTGTGAGGTGTTGGTCACTGTAAATCGAATAcatttgagttttggactgttgggcaaaacaagtcatttgaagatgtcaccttagAATTGTGATGGgaattttttcagtattttctgacaaaaaaaaatcagagagaataatcaacagattaatcaatattgaaaataatcattagttataGCCATAAATTCAGGTCCAATCATCAATCTGTAACATAAGGAAGATCACAGTGTCAGTCTTGTCtttgtacattttctgttttgtaaaacaaaagCCTTTTCATTTCATCCATCTTTCTATTGGTTTTGTTCCTCAGTGGTGTGCTCACAAATCTACACATTGAAATACATAAATCTATAGTTACATGTGGTGAGACTGATGTATGTCATGACCATAGAAAGCTGAAGTTCACTGCTCTTGCTTGTGGCCAGTATTTCCCTTTGCAACCACACTTCTTGTGTTGTTATGCCTCGGCACCGGTGACAGCTGTGGCTGCAagcattatgttttcaggttgtccatccaaccatccattcatccatcccaTTCTCATGCAtgcaatatctcaggaacgacttgagggaatttcttcaaatttgacacaaacgtccacttggactcaaggatgaactgattagattttggtggtcaaatgTCAAGATCATTGTAACCTTACAAAATTCATTTTTGGctataactcaagaattcatatgtTAATTATGGCAAAGTTTCTAATTGGATAAAATCaggtgatgacattttatatccaaaaggtcaaaggtcaccttcactgtgacatcataatgttctgcaaaaacacttttcctgGCATTATTCAAtgccataactcaggaacagaaggggagattttgaccatatttcacatttggatACTAAATTGGTGACACCAATCTTGGTGCCCACcgtgaaactgtggtgattgtttagGTCTTCTGTGCTGCCaagttgaagatgtgtgtgaagcatccacgttttagaatttgtcgcttctttgcagcaacatccatatctgaagctttgtctactgtcatggctacaactttccatcagaatcagctttattggccaagcgtgtgaacacatacaagggaaatacacttaataccttttgttaaattccttcaaagtcttcaccaCTAAaattatatgagtctggacagaaatggatgtaaactgcaacttaaCTGGTTGCAGCTTAATATTATAGCACTGAAATGTTGCTAAATAGTCAGACAGTAATTTTTCTGGCTCCAAATAATTCAGATAAatttccatggagcccgccatgttgcaccgccatgttgcaccgccatgtttctacagtagcccagaacggacaaagcaaacactggctctagagagggccttttgcgtgttttttgcgagtttcgcGGCAACCTttggttctcctacacgcttggaaggggagggggaggggtatttaGTTGGtagcaatctgcaacctcaccactaggtGTCACTAAACCCTACCACTGGTCTTTAAGTCTTTGTTGAACTAAATCAACTCCTTTTTAGCCGCTAGATCATCTGCTTCTAATATTCTACAAACTATTGCTGGCTTGTATTATTTCTAAAAATTGTATTTCCTGTAAACCTCAATCTTGACACACCCTTTGGGCAGAAGTTGCACCGCCCCCGTGTGAAGTGGTCAATGTCCACAACTATTACAAATGTATTGTGCTGAGATTTGGCTTGGTTGAATCATTATTACCAgtatcagcagtaacaaactgcatttacctaaaaaaaaatattggaaaatatTACTGATACaataatttcaacaaatattcaatgaaataacattaaatttaTCATACTGACTATAGTTTGtaatcagaaaacattttattccatGGCAATGTTTAGCTTTTGTAAGAACTTATTGGCAATATTACCTTTACCATTACTGgagcatgtttttaaaaaagcattacaAAATTGTCAAAACACTCTCTGAAactacatatataaaaaaaatatgattatctTTTTCAAATGCCAACCTAAACAGGCCAAATGCCAAGCGGGACTCTTGTACCCCTAACTCCCTAGAAGGAAACCACCTCAAAAGATGTGGTTCTGTAAACACGCCATGCAATCTGAGGATTTTTTTTGAGCCTAACAAACTTCCACAGAGTTGTAGTTAAGCTAATTATAACTTAGTTCAATTTAGTTAACTACACTTGTAAAACAATAGAAATCGTCCATTTTCCCAAACCAGTTGGGACTGACCTTGTACGCGGTGGCATCAGCCCAACAGACAGGACCAACCAGACACAGCCCTATCTCTGTAATCAGAAACTTCTTATTTATTAGAAGTAATGATGTCTGCAGAGTCCATGTTCAATCACAGCTTTATCATATTCAGCTTTAAATTTAGAGCTAACAAATGTCTTCAAGCACCAACTGACACAAAACAGATAATTAGATCGGGGAATTAGATTATTTCTGCGGGCAGTGGTTGGACAGAGTGGAGCCGTCACAGTTCTTTGTCACTGACTGCTTGCTGTTGATCATGTTTAGAGAAAAGTCATTTTTTAGGGCATTTCCAACATTACTGTGGTGGACATAAATCCCTGCAACTGGCTGTAAAGTAATAAATTGAGTTATGTTTAATTGGACAATAAAAAGACACTCATGctcatgtgtttgtctttgaaaTTTTACAATATCAGAAATGAATCATGtacaatttaaattaattgatgGGTTATTTTACTAAATTGTGAAGTCTTTTGCTAATtcatctttatatttatttagtcAAATTAAATATCATTTACTTAACTGTTTTATAAAGTAACCACTAAACTCTTAACTCCTCTCCACCATCCCATCCCAGGAGGTGGTGGAGGCCATTGGTGCAGGTGTGGATCCCAACAGCAACTCCTCTTTTGTCAGCCAATGGGATCTGGCcagtgccttttttttctcagggaCAATCATCACAACCATCGGTGGGTGTCCAGCAGAACCATCAAGACCATTAAACTAAATTCTGATGACATATTCGTGGCTGGAGTCTGTTTTTTCTGACCTTTACATTTCGTGTCTTCAAATCCACTGCTCTTCCACCACCACCTCTGACCTTGCATGTCCAGGTTTTGGAAACATCTCCCCCAAGACAGAAGGGGGTCAGCTGTTCTGCATTTTCTATGCCCTGGTGGGAATCCCGATGTTTGGTATCCTGCTCGCTGGAGTTGGAGACCACCTGGGAACTGGGCTGAGGAAAACTATTGCCAGAATAGAGACACTTTTCCTGGTCAGACCCTAAACAGAGCTTTTGACATCTTCTTCACTTGCACTGTGCATGTTCGTCCCTTCATTTGTCTCATCCCATGGTGTTGTTTCACCTTGCTGACAGAAATGGCGTGTTAGTCCCACCATTGTGCGTGTGATCTCAGCCGTCCTATCCATCCTGCTGGGATGCCTGCTGTTCGTTGCAGTGCCGATCCTGGTTTTCCAAGAGGTGGAGAAGTGGACTCTGCTGGAGTCGGCCTACTTTGTAGTTATCACCCTGACAACAGTGGGGTTTGGCGACTATGTTGCAGGTATACATGTGTTAATCAGccaccataaccctaaccctaaccctttctGCACACAGAGATGAGAGAGGTGTTTATTTATGACCTGAAGTCACACCAGAGCTGAGCTAGGGAAAACAAAACACGGAGAAATGTCTAATCAGTGCATCAATAAATCCCCATTAAACAACCTAcgggtctttttttttaagggagCAATACAACACTATGTTAACTGCTGATAAGGCAGCTGTAGAATTGCCTGACTTGTGCTTGcttttgcatatttttgcattttttgttgaatttattGATCTGAACATAGTCTGCTGGCATGACTTAATTAGTCCTCCGTTAATTTAAATGTCAACTGTAATGCATTAAGTTCACTTAGCacagatcattttcatttaCCTTTTAAATTATTCAGCATTAGTTTCTTGTAAGAGATGAATTATTGATTATGTCATCTGCTACATACTATCTCCTATCTTAAATTTTCATTTACTCGGCAGGAAAGACAtggatgtgtgcatgtatggACTTAACCCACTGCtactgtgtctttgtgtcttccCAAAGGGGATTCTGGGGATTCGGGGAGCGACCACTGGTATAAGCCTTTGGTGTGGTTCTGGATCTTGCTGGGTCTTGCCTACTTTGCATCTATCCTGTCGATGATTGCCAACTGGCTTCGAGTTCTGTCCAAGAAGACCAGAGCTGAGGtatttcttctcctctgctgtctcttTTATCAGCCTTTCCCTTTACCACTTTCCTTCCATCATGATCATTTTGTCCTCCTCTCTTAGATGGAGGAGCTGCGAGCCCATGCCACTGACTGGACTCAAAACATCCAGAATATGTCAGTGGATTTTCGCATTCCAGGAAAGATTGATGACCCCTTCAGAAAGCGTCGGCGAAAGCGGCGCCATGGCCCTCGCAGCCATAGTCGTAGTGCGCCAACTCCCGGGGCCCCTGAGAGGAAAGACGAGCAAGATGAGAGTCAAACAGAGTCTGGATCTTACTCCTCTTCGTCCTTCTCGACTTCTAACGAATCAGAGTCTGGATCGGAGACAGACTCTCAGACCACTCAGACAGAGCGAGTTCCTGAAGACAAAATTGAAAAAGAGGACATTGTTCCAGAGCCCCACCTTTCACAGCCTCTCGACTACTTTGGGGAGAACCTAGCGTTTATTGATGAGTCTTCAGATGCTCAGAGTGGTAAACTACATTTAGATCCTCTCCTGGATCAAACACAACCCAACTCTGTACGCTCTCGTCACCCCAAGAGGAGACGCCACAGAAAGCCTGTTCAACAGAGAAGCCCCAAAATCAACCGCCCCAACCCTGACAGGAGGGAGCCCAATGGAAATCCAAAACCAGTTCCAGATCTACCACTGAAGCCTTCAGATCGAAGCTGATTAGAGGAGCTCCACTGCTAACACAAGTATCGACACAAGAAATATGAGGTGTAATCTGACAGAGGAGTTCTCCATATAACgatttatttgtgtatatgcATTGCTTACTTACAGACACttacaatgaaaacatgttGCAGAAGCCTTAGCCTCTTGTGGTCTGCATTTGATGCTCTTAGCATGCGAGTGTGTATGCCTCAATCAAAGATGATGAAGTGATTTTTATGCCAATGTTGCCATTACTTTCTGAGGAGTTGCTGCTCTCTACTGGGCCAAGATAGAAATGCACTACCACTCTCTCAACATGAGGGTTCTCACCCTTTACTAAACCAAATACATACTGCAAGAAACCAGAAAGATTAATCAAAAACCATTTGTTCAGAAATGTGCCACAGCTGTGTGGTGCTCATACTGAAGAGAGGATGGTTTGGTCTGAGGCAGTTACTCTTGAATCCTGCCAACAACTAAACGGGTACTTAACAGGTTCTTGTACATTTTTGGTATGtaacaaaacttttttaaatactgtgtACAATcataatatttgcattttgatgGCATTAATCTTGATGTACTACATATatgtaataaagttgtttttttttaaaatgacaggaGCACTGTGTGTCCTTCGAACATGTTTAGCATTTTAATAAAGGGGCTCCTCTGGGAAACATGGTTGTTGAACAAACAGAATCGAAGTGCACTAATAGTGACACACCCTCTACTTTCTTATACGAAAACGTAGGTCAATATTTCTAACAAAGCTGGGGTCAAGCATAATAAGGCAGGGCTGAACTacactttcagttttaaatgtttgtccGTGACAATATGTGTGTCAAACCTATTGAGATTTGGTTGCAGTGCTGAAGCAATGTCAATAGAACTCAGCATTCAGTGCCACTTCTTATGAATCATCTACAGACTGTCATACTAGATTCAGTTATTCATGTCAAATAACCTTTTTTCTGGAGGTTTTAGGGTCTGTCCTGCAGAAAATGTAGCTCACAGAACTAGTCACACTACTGGGCTGAGAAAATTATGTCCCACCTACACCTCATGGTGGCAGTGTGAGCTTCCTCTAGGATGAAAGCAGGATTTGTCGATATTAACACCAGcactgatgtgtttcatcacagtaaagtcatataatttagtttacagctcaaaaaacatgtttaagtgtGCAGTACTTCTTTAAATCCCGCTCCACtcagaaacatttttgcttattgttacttcacttggatgtttgacctaTACTGGGCAGAGTTTGGCACTAAAAGAATGTTTTCAGAATGTtaactgaaaatctgagtttaaggcatATACCTACGAGCAGtattttatgacatcacaactagtttggggCTAATTGTGATTCTGTATGagacttacacaagtgtgatgtggaaacttgaagcctttagtgcacaaacaaacatgagaatggacttaacagtgaagtaggagacatcttgtgtccagtatttaaaactttt
Proteins encoded in this region:
- the LOC121910276 gene encoding potassium channel subfamily K member 4 is translated as MVSPPSECEVDGVPSGYGSRDSILRPGAKRDWKRRRRGQLRHESCSSLDLGHTSTDAGRGKQQPAFELSGGAAMRCSTLLGIFTGVLLYLVLGAVVFNALETPRGEKKHIELQYKRRDFLLNFSCIDPDNLHAFIEEVVEAIGAGVDPNSNSSFVSQWDLASAFFFSGTIITTIGFGNISPKTEGGQLFCIFYALVGIPMFGILLAGVGDHLGTGLRKTIARIETLFLKWRVSPTIVRVISAVLSILLGCLLFVAVPILVFQEVEKWTLLESAYFVVITLTTVGFGDYVAGDSGDSGSDHWYKPLVWFWILLGLAYFASILSMIANWLRVLSKKTRAEMEELRAHATDWTQNIQNMSVDFRIPGKIDDPFRKRRRKRRHGPRSHSRSAPTPGAPERKDEQDESQTESGSYSSSSFSTSNESESGSETDSQTTQTERVPEDKIEKEDIVPEPHLSQPLDYFGENLAFIDESSDAQSGKLHLDPLLDQTQPNSVRSRHPKRRRHRKPVQQRSPKINRPNPDRREPNGNPKPVPDLPLKPSDRS